GGATAAGCGCTTTCTGCCTGACCATCTTTTTGGCGCCCAATGCCAGCGAGATGGTCACCACTGCCGGTAACGCTTCGGGGATGACCGCCACCGCCAGGGAAATGGCGGTCATGAACATGAGCAAGGGGGATTCCCCCCGCAAATAGCCCATGGCGAAAATGACGCCGCAGATGAAGAGCACCAAAAGGGCCAGACGGCGACCGAAAGCCGCCAGCTTCCTTTGCAGCGGCGTCCTGGTATCCCCTTCCGCCTGGATCATCGACGCTATTTTGCCAAGTTCCGTCTCCATGGCGGTGGCAACAGCCAGTCCAACGCCCCTGCCCGCTGAGACGATGGTCCCCCTATAGGCCATATTGACTCTTTCGCCCAAGGGTAGGGAGGCTTCATCAAGGGTGCTTGATTTTTTTTCGGCGGGAAAGGACTCTCCCGTAAGCGAAGCTTCATCCAGTTTAAGCTGGGCGGCCTCAGTAATCCGCAGATCGGCAGGGACAACGTCACCGGCTCTCAGAAGCACCACATCCCCCGGCACGATCTCTTCCACCGCCATCGTCTGCGGCTCTCCCCCCCGGATGACTTCAGCGGTAAAGCCCGCCATCTTCTTCAGGGCGGCAATGGCCCGTTCAGCACGGTATTCCTGCATAAAACCTATGATTGCATTGAGCAGGACAATGGCAATGATCGGCGCCATATCCCCGGCATCGCCGATTATCCCGGCGATGACAGCCGCAGCTATAAGCACCAGGATCATGAAGTCGCCGAACTGGGCAACGAACATGACAAAGGGAGACCTGGCCCGTTTTTCCCTGAGCTGGTTCCGCCCGTATTGTTCCAGTCGCTTACGAGCCTCCTCAAGGCTGATGCCGCTCTTGGAGGAGCCAAACTTGGCGAATGCTTCTTCAATTGAGAGTAAATGCCAGTCCATATGAAGGTCTTTCTTAGTTGCAGGGCAACTGGAGGAAATCTGGTATAAGTATAAAGGTCGGTCCGGTTATGGCAATTATTGAATTGAAAAGGTGACAAAGCGTGCGTTTCTTTGCCGATCTCCATATCCACTCCCCCCATTCCATCGCCTGCAGCCGAGATCTGAACCCGGAAAACCTCTGTCGGTGGGGTCAGCTGAAGGGGATTTTCGTGATTGGCAGCGGCGATTTCACCCATCCCCTTTGGTTGAAAGAACTGCAGGAAAAACTGGAAGAGGACGAAGGCCGACTGTTTGCCTTGAGAAAGGAGCTGATCCCGGTCAAGGTCCCCTCTTCCTGCCGCGCCCAGGTCAGGTTCCTCCTCTCCGGAGAGATAAGCTGCATCTACCAAAAAGCCGGTAAAACGAGAAAAGTCCATGCCCTCGTCTTTGTCCCCGATTTCACCTCGGCAGTAAAACTGACGGAGCGGCTGGCAAAAATAGGTTCCATCACCTCAGATGGCCGCCCCATCCTCAAGCTTGACGCAAAGAAGCTGCTGGAAATGGTGCTGGAAGTTTCACCGGAGGCGATGTTGGTGCCGGCCCATGTCTGGACGCCACATTTTTCAGTGCTTGGCGCTGCTTCCGCCTTCAGTTCCGTTGAAGAGTGCTTCGAAGAGCTTACTCCATATATCTACGCCGTGGAGACGGGGCTCTCTTCCGATCCGGCCATGAACTGGCGCCTCTCGTCCCTGGACGGGATGCGCCTCATCTCCAATTCCGACGCCCATTCGCCCGCCAAACTGGGAAGGGAAGCGACCATCTTTGATACCGACCTGAGCTACGGCAGCATCATGGCAGCGATTAAAACAGGTAAAGGACTTTGCGGAACGGTGGAATACCTGCCGGAGAAAGGCAAATACCACAGCGACGGACACCGCAGCTGCGGCATACGCCTGACGCCCCGGGAAACCATTGCCCACGGCTTTCGCTGCCCCGCCTGCGGCA
This region of Geotalea daltonii FRC-32 genomic DNA includes:
- a CDS encoding endonuclease Q family protein, giving the protein MRFFADLHIHSPHSIACSRDLNPENLCRWGQLKGIFVIGSGDFTHPLWLKELQEKLEEDEGRLFALRKELIPVKVPSSCRAQVRFLLSGEISCIYQKAGKTRKVHALVFVPDFTSAVKLTERLAKIGSITSDGRPILKLDAKKLLEMVLEVSPEAMLVPAHVWTPHFSVLGAASAFSSVEECFEELTPYIYAVETGLSSDPAMNWRLSSLDGMRLISNSDAHSPAKLGREATIFDTDLSYGSIMAAIKTGKGLCGTVEYLPEKGKYHSDGHRSCGIRLTPRETIAHGFRCPACGKKITVGVLHRVEELADRPQGFKPPGTPPFHSVIPLQELIAETLKIGAGSKRVERIYFTMLEKLGNELAILLEKRYEEIAGASSVEIADAIVGVREGTIRIEPGYDGKFGSIRIE